The nucleotide window CTGGACGCGCGGCGGGCACGCGCGCGTGCGGACCGGGCTCATGCTGACCAGGTCCCTACGGACCGGACCGGTGCAGACCGTACCGGTACGGACCGGACCGGTGTCGTGCTGTGGGCCGTGCTCGGGTCGGCCCTGGCGGCGGTCACGCTCGCGGGGAAGATCGACGGCGGGTTCGCGGGCGGCTGGCGGACCGTCCTGTGGGGGCTGTGGGTGGTCCAGGGCCTGTGGTGGCTGGCCGGCCGGTACACCCGGAGCGTCCAGCCGCGGATCTTCCTCGACGTCGTCGCCAACCTCCTCCACAACGCGGCCCTCTTCGTCATCATGGCGGAGGCGTGCCTGATCTACGCGACCGCCGGCTGGTACAAGGTCCAGGGCTCGCGCTGGCAGGACGGCACGGCCGTGTACTACCCGCTGCACCTCGACTACTTCTCCCCCTGGCCCGTCCTGTCCGACCTCCTGTCCGCGAGCGGCGTCCTGGTCATGCTGGTGACGTACGGGACGGTGATCGCGCAGGTCGCCTTCCCGTTCACGCTGTTCAACCGGCGGGTCAAGAACGTGCTGCTGGCGGGCATGATGACCGAGCACGCCGTGATCGCCCTCGTGCTGGGCCTGCCGTTCTTCTCGCTGGCGATGATCGCCGCCGACGCGGTCTTCCTGCCGACGTCCTTCCTGCGCCGCCTCGGCGGACGGACGGCCCGCGCGCGCGGACGCCTGGCACGCGCGCGCGGACGCCTGTCGTCCCGCGTCGCGCGTACGCGCCTGGGGCGTACGCTCCCGGGGCCGCGCGAGGAGGCCCCGCGCCCCGCGGAGACGCCGAAGGCGGCGGAGACGGTGGAGCAGCCGCACGTAGGCTTCGCGCCATGACGTCCCGTGACCCCGAGCCCGTGAGCACCTGGCACCGGCTCGCCGACACCGCCGTGCTGCTCGACGGCTTCCATGCCCTCAAGCACGCGGTGCGTTTCGGGGCCGAGGTGCGGGTGGCGGTCACCACCGACCGGGCGGCCGCGCTCGCCCTCGCCGACGAACTCGCCCCGGACGTACGGGACACGCTGGACGCCCTGCTGGCGGAGGTCCCGGAGTCCGCGTACCGGGCGCTCGTGCCGCGTCCGCATCCGACCGCGGTGGCCGCGCTCGCGGTGCGGCCCGTGCGTGAGGCCAACCTGCGGGCGCTCGCCCGCACGCCCCGTACCGCGCCCGTGGTCGTCCTCGACCAGCCGCGCAACCTCGGGAACGCCGGGGCGGTGATCCGGCTCGCGGCCGGTTTCGGGGCGACCGGGGTCGTCACCACCGGTCCGCTCGATCCGTGGCACCCCACGGTCGTGCGGGGCGGGGCGGGGCTGCACTTCGCCACCGCCGTGGAGCGGCTGGCCGTGGACGAGCTGCCCGCCGGGCCGGTGTTCGCGCTCGACCCGGAGGGGGAGGACATCCGGGGGCTGAAGCTCCCGGACGACGCGGTTCTCGCCTTCGGCTCGGAGCGCAGTGGGTTGTCGGCCGCCCTGCGGGGGCGCAGCGACCACCTGGTCTCCCTGCCCATGCGGGCGCAGGTGTCCAGCTACAACCTGGCCACCAGTGTGGCGATGGCGCTGTTCCACTGGAGTGCGGCGTAGGACTGCGGAGCGGCGGAGCGGCAGGGTGGAGTGGGGTGCGTGGTCGGGTGCGGGGCCGTGGGGCTGGTTCGCGCAGTTCCCCGCGCCCCTCAGGGGCGCCTGAGGCGCCCCTGAGGGGCCCTTGACGGGGCCCCTCAGGGGCCGGGCTCAGGCCTCGCTGCGGATCTCCACCACCCGGAAGCGGTTGGACACGAATGCTCCGTCGCACAGGGCCGCGTTGGCCGCCGGGTTGCCGCCCGAGCCGTGGAAGTCGGAGAAGGCGGCCGTCTGGTTGACGTACACCCCGCCCGTCAGGTTCAGGGAGAGCTGGGCCGCCTCGTCCAGGCAGGCCTCGCGGACGGCGTCCTCGACGTCCTCCGAGGTCGTGTACGCGCCGACGGTCATCGCGCCCTTCTCACGGACGGTCCGCCGCAGCAGCTCCACCGCGTCGGCGGCCGAGTCGACCGCGACGGCGAACGAGACCGGACCGAAGCACTCGCTCATGTAGGCGGCCTGGTCGTCCGGCTTGCCGCCGTCGAGCTTCACGATCACCGGGGTGCGGACCACCGCGTCCGGGAACTCCGGGTTCACGATCTCCCGCGAGGCGAGGGCCGCTTCGCCCAGCCCGGCGGCGGCCTCGATCCTGGCCTTCACGTCCGGGTTCACGATCGCGCCCAGCAGGCCGTTCGCCCGGGCGTCGTCCCCGAGGAGCCCGTCGACCGCCCGGGCGAGGTCGGCGACCACCTCGTCGTACGACCTGGGGCCCTCCTCCGTACGGATGCCGGCGCGCGGGATCAGGAGGTTCTGCGGGGTGGTGCACATCTGGCCGCTGTAGAGCGACAGGGAGAAGGCGAGGTTGGACAGCATCCCCTTGTAGTCGTCCGTCGACTCCACGATCACCGTGTTGACGCCGGCCTTCTCCGTGTAGACCTGCGCCTGGCGGGCGTTGGCCTCCAGCCAGTCGCCGAACTCCGTCGAGCCGGTGTAGTCGATGATCCGGATCTCGGGCCGGGTGGCCAGGGTCTTGGCGATGCCCTCGCCGGGGCGCTCCGCGGCCAGCGCCACCAGGTTCGGGTCGAAGCCCGCCTCGGCGAGCACCTCGCGGGCGACCTGGACGGTGAGCGCGAGCGGCAGCACCGCGCGCGGGTGGGGCTTCACCAGCACCGCGTTGCCCGTGGCCAGCGAGGCGAACAGGCCCGGATAGCCGTTCCACGTGGGGAAGGTGTTGCAGCCGATCAGCAGCGCGACACCGCGCGGCACCGGGGTGAACCGCTTGGTCAGCGCGAGCGGGTCGCGCTTGCCCTGGGGCTTGGTCCACTCCGCCGTGTCGGGGGTGCGGACCTGCTCCGCGTACGCGTACGCCACCGCCTCCAGGCCGCGGTCCTGGGCGTGCGGGCCGCCCGCCTGGAACGCCATCATGAAGGCCTGGCCGCTGGTGTGCATGACCGCGTGCGCGAACTCGTGCGTGCGGTCGCTGATCCGCTTGAGGATCTCCAGGCACACCACCGCGCGCGCCTCCGCGCCCGCGTCGCGCCACGCGCGCTGTCCCCGCCGCATGGCGGGCAGCAGCGCGTCGACGTCCGCGTGCGGGTACGTGACGCCCAGCTCGATCCCGTACGGCGAGACCTCGCCGCCCACCCAGTCGTCGGTGCCGGGCTGGTCCAGGTCGAGCCGGCCGCCCAGCAGGGCGTCGAAGGCGGCCCTGCCCTCGGCCGCGCCCAGGCTGCCGTTCTCCCCGTACGCCTTGGGGTGCTCGGGGTGCGGCGACCAGTACGCGCGCGTACGCATCGCTTCCAGCGCCTGGTCGAGGGTCGGCCGGTGCTGGGCGATGAGCTCGTGCGTGGTCAGTGCGGCGGCGGCCATGCGGAACCATCTCCTCGTTTCATGAACTCTTCGTCGAGCTCAGGACCTGGCGGTCCAGCTCATGACCTGGGCAGAAACAGCCGGACAGGGTTAGAGTAACCGAACGATCGGTCGGGACAAGGGGGTCCGCCGAACCTGTGGAAAACCCCGTGCGGGAGGATCGCGAGCATGACAGCACTCGACCTCGCCGGCCCGGTGGCCGTCGTCGGCACCGGCACCATGGGCCAGGGCATCGCCCAGGTCGCACTCGTCGCGGGCCACCCCGTGCGGCTGTACGACACCGCACCCGGCCGTGCCCGGGCGGCGGCCGAAGCGATCGGCGCCCGTCTCGACCGGCTCGTCGAGAAGGACCGGCTGACCGGCGCCGAGCGCGACGCCGCGCGGGCCCGGCTGCACCCCGCCGAGAGCCTCGCCGAACTCGCCGACTCAGGGCTCGTCCTCGAAGCCGTCCTGGAGCGGCTGGACGTCAAACAAAAGCTGTTGCGCGAGCTGGAGGACGTCGTCGGGGACGACTGCCTGCTCGCCACCAACACCTCCTCCCTGTCGGTGACCGCGATCGGCGGCGCCCTGCGCAACCCCGGCCGCTTCGTCGGGCTGCACTTCTTCAACCCCGCGCCGCTGCTGCCCCTGGTGGAGGTCGTCTCCGGGTTCGCGACCGACGTCACGTCGGCCACGCGCGCGTACGGGCTGGCCCGCGCCTGGGGGAAGACGCCGGTCGCCTGCGCCGACACCCCGGGCTTCATCGTCAACCGCATCGCGCGGCCCTTCTACGCCGAGGCCTTCGCGGTCTACGAGGCGCAGGCCGCCGACCCCGCGACCGTCGACGCGGTCCTGCGCGAGTCGGGCGGCTTCCGGATGGGCGCCTTCGAACTGACCGACCTGATCGGCCAGGACGTCAACGAGTCCGTCACGCGCTCGGTGTGGGAGGCCTTCTTCCAGGACGTGCGGTTCACGCCCTCACTGGCCCAGCGCCGGCTCGTCGAGTCGGGCCGGCTCGGCCGCAAGACCGGGCACGGCTGGTACGACCACGGGGCCGACGGCGAGCGGCCCGAGCCGCACACCGCCGAGAAGGTCCAGCCACCCGCCTACGTCGTCGCCGAGGGCGACCTGGGCCCCGCGCCGCCGAACTGCTCGCGCTGATCCGCGAGGCGGGTATCCAGGTCCGCGAGGACGAGGAGGACCACGGCACGCGCCTGGTGCTGCCGAGCGGCGGCCAGCTGGCCCTCGCGGACGGGCAGACCGCCGTCGAGTTCCGCGACGTCGTCTACTTCGACCTGGCGTACGACTACCGCGGGGCGACCCGGATCGCCCTGTCCCACTCGCAGGACACCCAGACGCAGACCCTCGCCGAGGCCACCGGCCTCTTCCAGGCGCTCGGCAAGGACGTCAGCGTCATCGGGGACGTGCCCGGTCTGATCGTCGCCCGCACGGTGGCCCGCATCATCGACCTCGCGCACGACGCCGTCGCCAAGGGCGTGGCCACCGAGGAGGACATCGACACGGCGATGCGCCAGGGTGTCAACTACCCGCTCGGCCCCTTCGAGTGGAGTCGCAGGCTCGGCAGGAGCTGGGCCTACGACGTCCTGGACGACCTGCACCTGCGGGACCCCTCGGGCCGCTACGCCCCGTCCCTGGCGCTCTACCGCCACGCGTACGCCTCCGAGAAGCGTGAGGGCACCCCGTGACCACCGCCAGGCGCGACACCTACACACCGCAGACGCTGCTGTCCGTGGCCGTACGGGTCTTCAACGAGCGCGGTTACGACGGCACCTCCATGGAGCACCTCTCCAAGGCGGCCGGCATCTCCAAGTCGTCGATCTACCACCACGTCACCGGCAAGGAGGAGCTGCTGCGCCGGGCCGTCAGCCGGGCGCTCGACGGCCTCTTCGGGATCCTCGACGAGGAGCACGCGCGCGAGGGGCGTGCCGTGGAGCGCCTGGAGTACGTCACCCGGCGCATGGTGGAGGTCCTCACCGCCGAACTGCCCTATGTGACGCTGCTGCTGCGCGTGCGCGGCAACACCGGCACCGAGCGCTGGGCCCTGGACCGGCGCCGGGAGTTCGACCACGAGGTGGCCGCGCTCCTGAAGGCGGCGGCGGCCGACGGCGACGTACGCGCCGACCTGGAGGTCCGCCTGGCGACCCGGCTGGTCTTCGGGATGATCAACTCGATCGTCGAGTGGTACCGCCCCGACGGGCGCGGCATGGCCGAGCGCGAGGTCGCCGACGCGGTGGTGCTGATGGTCTTCGGGGGACTGCGGCGCCAGGGCTGAGCGCGCCGCCCGGGCGCGGGGCGGCCCGTC belongs to Streptomyces sp. V3I8 and includes:
- a CDS encoding HTTM domain-containing protein, whose amino-acid sequence is MNDHDSRAGNVSRAGNVSGDGGGGGGGGPVGAPGPHRVSGPGRPARVVARLTGQALGPYQSAVIRIGFAGTWLLFLLREFPHRQEMYGPDGPWSWDLAQQLTASNHAFTVLMWADSQVWFETVYAFAVLSGVLFLLGWRTRTMSVLFLLGVLSLQNRSIFMGDGGDNVIHLMSIYLVLTRCGQVWSLDARRARARADRAHADQVPTDRTGADRTGTDRTGVVLWAVLGSALAAVTLAGKIDGGFAGGWRTVLWGLWVVQGLWWLAGRYTRSVQPRIFLDVVANLLHNAALFVIMAEACLIYATAGWYKVQGSRWQDGTAVYYPLHLDYFSPWPVLSDLLSASGVLVMLVTYGTVIAQVAFPFTLFNRRVKNVLLAGMMTEHAVIALVLGLPFFSLAMIAADAVFLPTSFLRRLGGRTARARGRLARARGRLSSRVARTRLGRTLPGPREEAPRPAETPKAAETVEQPHVGFAP
- a CDS encoding RNA methyltransferase — translated: MTSRDPEPVSTWHRLADTAVLLDGFHALKHAVRFGAEVRVAVTTDRAAALALADELAPDVRDTLDALLAEVPESAYRALVPRPHPTAVAALAVRPVREANLRALARTPRTAPVVVLDQPRNLGNAGAVIRLAAGFGATGVVTTGPLDPWHPTVVRGGAGLHFATAVERLAVDELPAGPVFALDPEGEDIRGLKLPDDAVLAFGSERSGLSAALRGRSDHLVSLPMRAQVSSYNLATSVAMALFHWSAA
- the paaN gene encoding phenylacetic acid degradation protein PaaN, giving the protein MAAAALTTHELIAQHRPTLDQALEAMRTRAYWSPHPEHPKAYGENGSLGAAEGRAAFDALLGGRLDLDQPGTDDWVGGEVSPYGIELGVTYPHADVDALLPAMRRGQRAWRDAGAEARAVVCLEILKRISDRTHEFAHAVMHTSGQAFMMAFQAGGPHAQDRGLEAVAYAYAEQVRTPDTAEWTKPQGKRDPLALTKRFTPVPRGVALLIGCNTFPTWNGYPGLFASLATGNAVLVKPHPRAVLPLALTVQVAREVLAEAGFDPNLVALAAERPGEGIAKTLATRPEIRIIDYTGSTEFGDWLEANARQAQVYTEKAGVNTVIVESTDDYKGMLSNLAFSLSLYSGQMCTTPQNLLIPRAGIRTEEGPRSYDEVVADLARAVDGLLGDDARANGLLGAIVNPDVKARIEAAAGLGEAALASREIVNPEFPDAVVRTPVIVKLDGGKPDDQAAYMSECFGPVSFAVAVDSAADAVELLRRTVREKGAMTVGAYTTSEDVEDAVREACLDEAAQLSLNLTGGVYVNQTAAFSDFHGSGGNPAANAALCDGAFVSNRFRVVEIRSEA
- a CDS encoding TetR/AcrR family transcriptional regulator, giving the protein MTTARRDTYTPQTLLSVAVRVFNERGYDGTSMEHLSKAAGISKSSIYHHVTGKEELLRRAVSRALDGLFGILDEEHAREGRAVERLEYVTRRMVEVLTAELPYVTLLLRVRGNTGTERWALDRRREFDHEVAALLKAAAADGDVRADLEVRLATRLVFGMINSIVEWYRPDGRGMAEREVADAVVLMVFGGLRRQG